Proteins encoded in a region of the Nostoc sp. UHCC 0926 genome:
- a CDS encoding enoyl-CoA hydratase/isomerase, which translates to MGELTYQTINVRFQGSICRIQLCQSDSENAITNHLVTELTDVLAICENTTREKSQAVCVVVIEGLPDVFCTGADFRQIAEQNDAAGRVDAERLYHLWMQLAIGSFVTIAHVRGRVRAGGVGFVAACDIVLADESATFALSELMFGLFPACVLPFLIRRVGVQKSHYMTLTTMPISVQDASASGLVDAYSEDSESLLRKHLIRLSRLSNSAVSEYKKYMHQLNDILMRSQSLAVSTNEQLFCSQENLDKIRRYVNEGKFPWEP; encoded by the coding sequence ATGGGTGAGCTAACGTATCAAACTATCAACGTCCGGTTTCAGGGGTCAATCTGTCGCATTCAGCTGTGTCAGTCAGATTCTGAGAATGCGATTACCAACCATCTCGTAACCGAACTTACAGATGTCCTTGCCATTTGTGAGAATACAACTAGAGAGAAATCACAAGCGGTTTGTGTTGTTGTGATTGAGGGACTGCCGGATGTTTTCTGTACTGGTGCAGACTTTCGCCAGATCGCTGAACAGAATGATGCTGCTGGGAGGGTCGATGCTGAACGCTTGTACCATTTATGGATGCAGCTGGCGATCGGTTCATTTGTCACAATTGCCCATGTGCGAGGTAGGGTGCGTGCTGGTGGAGTCGGATTTGTTGCCGCCTGCGACATCGTACTGGCGGATGAATCAGCAACTTTCGCCCTCTCCGAACTCATGTTCGGTCTGTTTCCCGCCTGTGTATTACCATTTCTAATTCGCAGAGTGGGTGTGCAAAAATCTCATTACATGACGTTGACGACCATGCCAATTTCAGTCCAGGACGCATCCGCCAGTGGTTTAGTGGATGCCTATTCTGAAGATAGCGAATCTCTGTTACGTAAGCATCTGATTCGTCTGAGCCGACTGTCGAATTCAGCCGTGTCCGAGTATAAAAAATATATGCACCAGCTAAACGATATACTGATGCGATCGCAATCGTTGGCAGTTTCGACAAACGAGCAGTTGTTTTGCTCTCAAGAGAATCTCGATAAGATTCGGAGATACGTTAACGAAGGAAAATTTCCTTGGGAACCATAG
- a CDS encoding MvdD family ATP-grasp ribosomal peptide maturase: MTVLIVTFSKDNESIPLVIKEIEARGEKAFRFDTDRYPTEVKLDIYSGDTERVIITDGEQKLDLSEVSSVWYRRMRYGQKIPDSMDKQYRDASINECRATVRGMIASLQGFHFDKMSNVDRANNKQLQLQVAREVGLVTPRTLTSNNPEAVKEFAQECKQGIVTKMLSSFAIYDRQGRENVVFTTPVTNDDLENMEGLRFCPMTFQENVPKALELRTTIVGHRVFTAAVDSQSLSGSTYDWRKEGRALVKNWQPYDLPEDIEKKLLNLMAYFGLNYGAIDIIVTPEGRHVFLEVNPVGEFFWMEIYSPHYPISQAIAEVLLTNKN, translated from the coding sequence ATGACCGTATTAATAGTCACGTTTAGTAAAGACAACGAAAGCATTCCTCTAGTCATCAAAGAAATTGAGGCTAGAGGAGAAAAAGCATTTCGGTTTGACACAGACAGATATCCCACCGAAGTCAAGCTAGATATTTACTCCGGGGATACTGAACGGGTAATTATTACTGATGGCGAACAGAAGCTCGATTTGAGTGAGGTATCCTCAGTTTGGTATCGGCGGATGCGCTACGGACAAAAAATCCCGGACTCAATGGACAAGCAATACAGAGATGCGTCAATTAACGAATGTCGCGCCACAGTCAGGGGTATGATTGCTAGCCTTCAAGGATTCCACTTTGATAAAATGTCCAATGTGGATCGGGCTAATAATAAGCAACTACAATTGCAAGTTGCACGAGAAGTCGGTCTTGTAACTCCACGTACTCTGACTTCAAACAATCCAGAAGCAGTCAAGGAATTTGCTCAAGAGTGTAAGCAAGGTATAGTTACCAAGATGCTTTCTTCCTTTGCTATTTACGATCGGCAGGGGCGAGAAAACGTTGTGTTTACCACTCCAGTTACAAATGACGATCTGGAGAATATGGAAGGACTGCGTTTTTGTCCGATGACCTTTCAAGAAAATGTGCCCAAGGCACTGGAGTTGCGGACAACTATTGTCGGACACCGCGTATTTACTGCCGCAGTAGATTCCCAAAGCTTGTCAGGATCTACTTACGATTGGCGCAAAGAGGGGAGAGCCTTAGTTAAAAATTGGCAACCTTACGACTTGCCAGAAGATATTGAGAAAAAACTGCTCAACCTGATGGCTTATTTTGGCTTAAACTATGGAGCAATTGATATTATTGTCACCCCCGAAGGTCGCCATGTATTCCTCGAAGTTAACCCAGTCGGGGAATTTTTTTGGATGGAGATATATTCACCACATTACCCCATTTCGCAGGCGATCGCAGAAGTATTATTGACTAATAAAAATTAG
- a CDS encoding cytochrome P450 produces the protein MKYNLSDSLENPSSLKSGDPMQLPPVLKGGWPIIGHLPQFMQDKGALFYKGYQELGNVFTVKIPEPIVVVTGSEYHQWFYNETDKSLNIAKGYEILKYTIGEVFLTASKEQYKKQRIFLPIIFGRERSLGYLNAMNYEVDVWLDRLGESGEMDIMDEMRLVTRSIAGHAFAGANFRDELGSEFWEAYSDIAKSVSIILPPDWPLPRYKRRDRARAKIRNILGRLCQQRRQAPETYDDVISLLLNTPLDDGTYLDDQKAADLWLGLIFAGNDTTARQAAWCVLLTLQHPNILARLQTEVEVLNDSIDAMSFRSLPLTFQVIDETVRLKPSADMLLRVTEQEVQVGDYQIPAGWRVVIAAGSSHYLESKFSNPPLFDPDRFSKERSEGKDQYAIMGFGGGGRKCPGMNFAKSEMAIILAKLLRKYNLTLLTPNPKTISVLGGAPRPSPTRISYQRK, from the coding sequence ATGAAATATAATCTATCAGATAGCCTTGAGAATCCTTCCTCTTTGAAATCAGGAGATCCGATGCAACTCCCACCTGTACTCAAAGGGGGGTGGCCGATTATTGGGCATCTTCCACAATTTATGCAGGACAAAGGTGCTCTGTTTTACAAGGGCTATCAGGAGTTAGGTAATGTATTCACTGTTAAAATACCCGAACCGATAGTGGTGGTCACTGGCAGTGAATACCATCAATGGTTTTACAACGAAACTGACAAAAGCTTAAATATCGCCAAGGGCTATGAAATCCTGAAATATACGATCGGTGAAGTATTCCTTACCGCCTCAAAGGAGCAGTACAAAAAGCAGCGCATTTTTCTACCAATCATCTTCGGTAGAGAACGTAGCTTGGGCTACTTAAATGCCATGAACTACGAAGTTGATGTCTGGCTCGATCGTTTAGGGGAGTCGGGCGAGATGGATATTATGGACGAGATGCGCCTAGTAACGCGGTCTATTGCTGGGCACGCCTTTGCTGGAGCAAATTTCCGAGATGAATTAGGTTCGGAATTCTGGGAAGCATATTCGGATATTGCCAAGTCCGTGAGCATCATCTTACCCCCTGACTGGCCACTGCCTAGATATAAACGTCGCGATCGCGCTAGGGCAAAGATCCGAAACATTCTAGGTCGCCTTTGCCAACAACGTCGTCAAGCTCCTGAGACCTACGATGATGTCATATCTTTGTTACTCAATACTCCTTTGGACGATGGAACCTACCTCGACGACCAGAAGGCAGCAGACCTATGGCTGGGTCTGATATTTGCCGGAAATGATACCACCGCACGGCAAGCCGCCTGGTGTGTTCTCCTCACCCTCCAACACCCGAACATTTTGGCACGCTTACAAACTGAAGTTGAGGTTCTAAATGACAGCATCGATGCCATGAGCTTTAGAAGCTTGCCACTAACCTTCCAAGTGATTGATGAGACCGTAAGGCTGAAACCATCCGCAGATATGCTGCTGCGGGTCACTGAACAGGAGGTTCAAGTCGGGGATTATCAAATTCCCGCAGGCTGGCGTGTGGTTATAGCCGCAGGAAGTTCCCATTATCTAGAAAGCAAGTTTAGCAATCCACCTCTTTTTGACCCCGATCGCTTTAGCAAAGAACGGAGCGAAGGCAAAGACCAGTATGCTATTATGGGGTTTGGCGGAGGTGGGCGTAAATGTCCAGGGATGAACTTTGCGAAAAGTGAGATGGCCATCATCCTCGCAAAGTTGCTACGTAAGTATAATTTGACCCTACTCACACCCAATCCAAAGACGATAAGCGTACTCGGCGGTGCTCCTCGACCATCACCCACGCGCATCAGTTATCAACGTAAATGA
- a CDS encoding patatin-like phospholipase family protein — protein MINLVNTQTVLTFDGVNDYIDFGRNDIGGVFAQGSSAFTVSGWVNPHELTNKATSYGTRNVFFARSSERYSDNFEFGISEVGSLDVYIDETVSKSIKTFGQGELTIEQWHFFAIVFNSGQLAVYLDEHEYNDSLRGSSLNKATSSITLGATLHKQVYFKGKLANISVWNYPCTQAQIQSHRCGLIVGDEAGLVAYWKLDDGQGTTVKNQTGKSYQGNFRGNPIWTLAEIPLATQSSNPVPFAAASNQENIQEEIQTETAVIPEENISPLTTNLLAATVSLVSDGEDQAKEIQHTETNTEESKIIPTAIALEPHHEETKTDKTEDPVNIQQAQILTQEESPETMNTEARPKYKILSIDGGGIRGIIPALLLAEIERRTQKPIFSLFDLITGTSSGGILALGLTKPRLSSDVSDNLPLAEYTAEDLLQLFIEYGVEIFYEPLFERLLGPLEDIFLQPKYPSESKEEILRQYFGNAPLENNLKEVFVTSYDIEQRIPIFFTNKLEKQQIESKNFQKLCGGFSLLDAALATSATPTYFAPHRIVNPYNSGIAYTLIDGGVFANNPAHLAILEAQISSKRKAQKVLNTEDILVVSLGTGSLTSVYPYKEVKNWGLLQWGRPLLNIVFDGGSEVVAGELEQLFEPSDKEAKSFYYRFQTLLDSELEEIDNTKLQNTRQLQALAHRFISNKSQQIDDLCSLLLG, from the coding sequence GTGATAAATCTAGTAAATACACAAACAGTTTTGACATTTGATGGGGTAAATGATTATATAGATTTTGGCAGAAACGATATTGGCGGCGTTTTCGCTCAAGGGAGTTCAGCCTTTACAGTTTCAGGATGGGTAAATCCACATGAACTAACAAATAAAGCCACTAGTTACGGGACGCGCAATGTATTTTTTGCCCGTTCTTCAGAGAGATATAGCGATAATTTTGAATTCGGCATCAGTGAAGTAGGAAGCCTAGATGTATACATTGATGAAACTGTTAGCAAGAGTATCAAAACCTTTGGGCAAGGAGAATTAACTATAGAACAATGGCACTTTTTTGCTATTGTTTTTAATAGTGGTCAACTAGCCGTATACCTTGACGAGCATGAATACAACGATTCTCTTAGAGGTTCATCTTTAAACAAAGCAACAAGTTCTATAACTCTGGGAGCAACTTTACACAAACAGGTCTATTTCAAAGGAAAATTAGCAAACATTAGCGTTTGGAATTATCCTTGTACTCAAGCACAAATCCAGAGTCATCGTTGTGGACTAATAGTCGGGGATGAAGCAGGATTAGTGGCTTACTGGAAATTAGACGATGGGCAAGGTACAACTGTCAAAAACCAAACTGGAAAGTCCTATCAAGGAAATTTTCGTGGTAATCCTATTTGGACTTTAGCAGAAATTCCATTGGCAACACAATCATCAAATCCAGTTCCATTTGCAGCAGCATCCAATCAAGAAAATATTCAAGAAGAGATTCAAACTGAGACAGCAGTTATTCCTGAAGAAAATATCTCACCATTAACTACAAATTTATTAGCAGCAACGGTATCGTTAGTAAGCGACGGCGAAGACCAAGCAAAGGAAATTCAACATACAGAAACAAACACCGAAGAATCCAAGATTATTCCAACCGCGATCGCTCTCGAACCACATCACGAGGAAACCAAAACAGACAAAACTGAAGATCCCGTCAATATCCAACAAGCACAAATATTAACTCAGGAGGAATCGCCAGAAACCATGAATACAGAAGCCCGTCCGAAATATAAAATACTTTCCATTGATGGAGGCGGTATTCGGGGCATTATTCCTGCATTACTCCTAGCAGAAATTGAAAGACGGACACAAAAGCCTATATTCAGTTTGTTTGATTTAATTACTGGCACTTCCAGCGGCGGAATTTTAGCACTCGGACTAACTAAACCTCGATTAAGTTCCGATGTATCTGATAACTTGCCACTAGCTGAGTACACTGCTGAGGATCTCCTACAGTTATTTATTGAGTATGGGGTAGAAATATTTTATGAGCCGTTGTTTGAAAGACTACTTGGCCCGTTAGAGGATATATTTCTCCAGCCAAAATATCCTTCCGAAAGCAAAGAAGAAATTTTAAGGCAATATTTTGGTAACGCCCCTCTAGAAAATAATCTCAAAGAAGTTTTTGTAACGAGTTACGATATCGAGCAGCGAATTCCAATATTTTTTACAAATAAACTAGAAAAACAGCAAATAGAATCTAAGAATTTTCAGAAGTTATGTGGGGGTTTTTCGCTCCTAGATGCAGCATTGGCAACTAGTGCCACTCCGACTTATTTTGCTCCTCATCGGATTGTAAACCCCTACAATAGCGGCATCGCCTATACTTTAATCGATGGTGGAGTATTTGCTAATAATCCAGCCCATTTAGCTATTTTAGAAGCACAAATTAGTAGTAAACGAAAAGCACAAAAAGTCCTCAATACAGAAGATATTTTAGTAGTTTCTTTAGGTACAGGTTCGCTGACGAGTGTCTACCCTTATAAAGAAGTCAAAAATTGGGGACTCTTGCAATGGGGAAGACCACTTTTAAATATTGTGTTTGACGGTGGTAGTGAAGTGGTAGCTGGAGAATTAGAACAGTTGTTTGAACCTAGTGATAAAGAAGCTAAAAGTTTTTATTATCGCTTTCAAACATTGTTAGATAGTGAGCTAGAAGAAATAGATAATACCAAACTCCAAAATACTCGTCAGCTACAAGCTCTAGCCCATCGATTCATATCTAATAAAAGTCAACAAATCGATGATCTGTGTAGTCTTTTGTTGGGATAA
- a CDS encoding ABC transporter ATP-binding protein/permease, with protein sequence MQTPSVREQNTTNPFSGLIQFWQDVKVVAQPYWYPTKAEGRVFSDVIRSWGMLISLVLLIVVIVGANAANSYWNRYVIDIVIEQRDLDKYNSTLWLSSLIIVGMVLLVTLLRYVRKKIILDWYKWLNLHVLEKYLSNQAYYKINFKSDIDNPDQRLSQEIEPITSIGLRFSSSLLEKSLEMVSALIILWIVSSQIAIYLVIYTILGNLIAVYLNQAINKVNQEELAFKADFAYCLTHVRNHAESIAFFQGEDEELNIIQRRFNNVLKTAERRLNLERGQDAFGRAYQSAISVFSMFILTPLFLQDQIDYGQINQASFACFMFSNALGELIAEFGISGRFSSYVKRLAEFSDALQAASKQPENVSTIQILEEERLAFENVTLQTPNYEQVIVENLSFAVGPGEGLLIVGPSGRGKSSLLRAIAGLWNAGTGRLVRPPLKEVLFLPQRPYIILGTLRQQLLYPHTDRKMSDRELEHILQQVNLQHLLTRVDGFDTEVPWENILSLGEQQRLAFARLLITHPSFTILDEATSALDLNNEGNLYQQLQSTKTTFISVGHRESLFNYHQWVLELSQESNWQLVSIQDYQLQKGIAVNPSQKEKITIDIYPKN encoded by the coding sequence ATGCAAACTCCATCTGTGCGTGAGCAAAATACAACAAATCCTTTTTCAGGCTTGATTCAATTTTGGCAGGATGTGAAAGTAGTTGCTCAACCTTATTGGTATCCAACAAAAGCAGAAGGAAGAGTATTTTCAGATGTGATTCGCTCATGGGGAATGCTCATTTCCTTAGTATTATTAATAGTCGTAATTGTCGGTGCAAATGCTGCAAATAGTTACTGGAATCGTTATGTAATTGATATCGTTATTGAACAGAGAGACCTTGATAAATATAATAGTACTTTATGGCTGTCCAGTCTCATTATTGTAGGAATGGTCTTGTTAGTGACTCTTTTGAGATATGTCAGAAAAAAAATAATTCTTGACTGGTACAAATGGCTAAATCTTCATGTTTTAGAAAAATATTTAAGCAATCAAGCTTATTATAAAATCAATTTTAAATCTGATATAGATAATCCAGATCAACGCTTATCCCAAGAAATAGAACCTATTACTAGTATTGGCTTGAGATTCTCATCTTCTTTACTAGAAAAATCTTTAGAAATGGTCAGTGCTTTGATAATTCTCTGGATAGTTTCTTCACAAATCGCAATTTATTTAGTTATTTATACAATTTTAGGTAATTTAATAGCTGTTTACTTGAATCAAGCAATAAATAAAGTTAACCAAGAAGAACTTGCATTTAAAGCGGATTTTGCATATTGCTTAACTCATGTTCGTAATCACGCTGAATCAATCGCTTTTTTTCAGGGAGAAGATGAAGAATTAAATATAATTCAGCGCCGATTTAATAATGTTTTAAAAACTGCTGAACGCAGGCTGAATTTAGAGAGGGGACAAGATGCTTTTGGCAGAGCATATCAGTCTGCCATTAGCGTATTCTCGATGTTCATTCTTACACCTTTATTTCTTCAGGATCAAATTGATTATGGACAAATTAACCAAGCTAGTTTTGCTTGCTTTATGTTTTCTAATGCTCTAGGAGAACTAATAGCCGAGTTTGGGATTTCAGGGCGATTTTCTAGCTATGTAAAGCGTTTAGCAGAGTTTTCAGATGCGCTACAGGCTGCTAGTAAACAACCAGAGAACGTCAGTACTATTCAAATTCTAGAAGAAGAACGTTTAGCTTTTGAGAATGTCACCTTACAAACGCCAAATTATGAACAGGTGATTGTTGAAAATTTGTCATTTGCTGTTGGCCCAGGTGAAGGGTTATTGATTGTTGGCCCTAGTGGTAGGGGTAAAAGTTCTTTGTTGAGAGCGATCGCTGGTTTGTGGAATGCAGGAACTGGTCGTCTAGTGCGTCCTCCTCTAAAAGAAGTATTATTCTTACCCCAACGACCTTATATCATTTTAGGGACTTTGCGCCAACAGTTGCTCTATCCTCACACAGACAGGAAAATGAGCGATCGCGAACTTGAACACATTTTGCAACAAGTTAACCTGCAACACTTACTTACCCGTGTAGATGGCTTTGATACAGAAGTTCCTTGGGAAAATATATTGTCGTTAGGAGAACAACAACGCCTCGCTTTTGCACGACTATTAATTACACATCCTAGTTTCACTATCTTAGATGAAGCAACGAGTGCTTTAGATTTAAATAACGAAGGTAATTTATATCAACAGTTACAATCAACGAAAACAACTTTTATCAGCGTTGGTCATAGGGAAAGCTTATTTAATTATCATCAATGGGTGTTAGAACTTTCACAAGAATCTAATTGGCAACTTGTTTCTATACAAGATTATCAATTGCAAAAAGGAATTGCTGTTAACCCATCACAAAAGGAGAAAATTACGATAGATATTTACCCTAAAAATTAA
- the fabD gene encoding ACP S-malonyltransferase, with product MGKQLFAIFPEETEIASNILGYSIVTLCTEDPNNQLDRTQFTQPALFVVNALSYKLRLAESGKLPNFLAGHSLGEYNALHSSGAFSFEDGIRLVARRGELMSRTPNGAMGAVIGPAASDIRTMLDFHGLSAVYIANYNSPHQTIISGLEADIEKSKQVLVDEGAVYVSLNTSGAFHSPYMVSARKEFARYLENFSFSKLTIPVVCNVNARPYRQEEIASQLADQITSPVRWSESIGYLLCQDEMQFEELGVGRILTKLIPSIRREYQAQQDNTPKNSNIQDDRQVDPSLASQFSMKGDRTDVERSSQFNTQFMVDKEKLAAEARKKVERWNRLYPVGVKVHIPGYDMELTTCTPAVILFRHRAAVYMQDYNGYFALDEISSITHRGVIVAQKGDCLHQR from the coding sequence ATGGGAAAACAACTGTTCGCAATATTTCCAGAGGAAACGGAAATTGCCAGTAACATTCTTGGGTATTCAATAGTTACATTGTGTACAGAAGATCCAAACAACCAGCTCGATCGGACACAATTCACTCAACCGGCGCTTTTTGTCGTTAATGCACTGTCCTACAAATTGCGTCTAGCCGAATCTGGAAAGCTACCTAATTTCTTAGCTGGTCACAGTCTTGGTGAGTACAACGCACTGCACAGTTCAGGAGCCTTTTCCTTTGAAGATGGTATTCGCCTAGTGGCAAGGCGCGGAGAACTCATGAGCCGTACACCCAATGGTGCGATGGGAGCTGTAATTGGGCCTGCGGCATCCGACATTCGGACAATGCTAGACTTTCATGGACTGTCAGCAGTTTATATTGCAAACTACAACTCGCCACACCAAACCATTATATCAGGTCTGGAAGCAGATATCGAGAAATCCAAGCAAGTCTTAGTAGATGAGGGAGCGGTTTACGTTTCTCTCAACACAAGTGGCGCGTTTCACTCTCCCTATATGGTTTCTGCAAGAAAAGAGTTTGCCCGGTATCTGGAAAACTTTTCTTTTTCAAAACTGACGATTCCTGTGGTATGCAACGTCAATGCACGACCCTATCGACAAGAAGAGATTGCGTCCCAGTTAGCAGATCAGATTACATCTCCTGTGCGCTGGTCTGAAAGCATCGGTTATCTGCTGTGCCAAGACGAAATGCAGTTTGAGGAACTAGGTGTCGGTAGAATCTTAACCAAGTTAATCCCAAGTATAAGACGAGAATATCAAGCACAGCAAGACAATACTCCAAAAAATTCTAATATTCAAGACGATCGTCAAGTCGATCCCTCCTTGGCAAGTCAGTTCTCTATGAAGGGCGATCGCACTGATGTTGAACGTTCCAGCCAATTTAATACCCAGTTTATGGTGGATAAAGAGAAACTAGCAGCGGAGGCGCGAAAAAAAGTTGAGCGTTGGAATCGCTTGTACCCAGTTGGTGTAAAAGTGCATATTCCTGGATATGACATGGAATTGACGACCTGCACTCCTGCTGTCATTCTCTTTAGACATCGAGCAGCCGTTTATATGCAGGATTACAACGGCTATTTTGCTTTGGACGAAATATCATCCATCACCCACCGAGGGGTGATAGTCGCTCAAAAAGGAGACTGCTTACACCAAAGATAA
- a CDS encoding GUN4 domain-containing protein, with translation MILTKKQKKLGTYESITIYETHYKFPTLKNPKLKKVQRKIRKCQSLIKEGTKYHSYFWGIIKWKKEISQGETLAKVKLLITDYTQLLDFLENYKNSYQSFLLKFIDDWKNLFSQKYDEIRKVNEERNKLEIKNHKNSQIIDKLKWEKEENLKSILLLSNTNFLILEKVKLLSEGIKNLAEDTKNQKQAIQKILKDIEVYQEIYEYQVRATKIRQEIAKIAETAINLEESLQDYFSPFQSLIDDVVKVDADFYTIVGEIQNLASSTLNSQVNLLTIQDTSTISHDILNLLVASYDKKDRLQDAFFQSKLLDLQVHDFDFSKNEITLNQAIYLISNYMSTQLVAQKKVLGIVETDIVSDYSQNFIEKTELAEQPNNDNEIATKFQNNWNIDYSKLQNLLTQCKWQEADIETAKLMLQVMGKNDWNEVYRQDILNFSCQAFHKIDRLWQQYSHGYFGFSVQQSIWNEIGGQIDYETEKRLGDRLGWRKEGNWLNYDQITFKLSPTTPMGHLPVKWLHYDQNILDIPPYSSTAPLSIAAWRVGSWLVWQMHLFFTRAKTCHETLP, from the coding sequence GTGATACTAACTAAAAAGCAAAAAAAATTAGGTACTTATGAATCTATTACGATTTATGAAACACATTACAAATTTCCTACTTTAAAAAATCCAAAACTAAAAAAAGTTCAAAGAAAAATTAGAAAATGTCAAAGCTTAATTAAAGAAGGTACTAAATATCATTCTTATTTTTGGGGAATAATCAAATGGAAAAAAGAAATTAGTCAAGGCGAAACTTTAGCAAAGGTTAAATTATTAATTACAGATTATACTCAACTTCTTGATTTTTTAGAAAATTATAAAAATAGTTATCAAAGTTTTTTATTAAAATTTATAGATGACTGGAAAAATTTATTTAGCCAAAAATATGATGAAATTAGAAAAGTAAATGAAGAAAGAAATAAGCTAGAGATAAAGAATCATAAAAATTCTCAAATAATTGACAAGCTAAAATGGGAGAAAGAAGAAAATTTAAAATCTATTTTGCTGTTAAGTAATACTAATTTTTTAATTTTAGAAAAAGTAAAGCTACTCAGTGAAGGAATTAAAAATTTAGCCGAGGATACCAAAAATCAAAAGCAAGCTATTCAGAAAATACTTAAAGATATAGAGGTGTATCAAGAAATTTATGAATACCAAGTCAGAGCTACAAAAATTCGTCAAGAAATAGCAAAAATAGCTGAAACAGCAATTAATCTAGAAGAGTCTCTACAAGATTACTTTAGTCCGTTTCAATCTTTAATAGATGATGTAGTAAAAGTAGATGCAGATTTTTACACAATTGTAGGAGAAATTCAAAATTTAGCAAGTAGTACTCTAAATTCTCAAGTTAATTTATTAACGATACAAGATACTAGTACGATATCTCATGACATCCTCAATTTATTAGTGGCAAGTTATGATAAAAAAGATAGACTACAAGATGCTTTTTTTCAGTCAAAATTATTAGATTTGCAAGTTCATGACTTTGATTTTAGTAAAAATGAGATAACTTTAAATCAAGCGATTTACCTAATATCTAATTATATGTCTACTCAACTGGTTGCTCAAAAGAAAGTGCTAGGAATAGTAGAAACAGATATTGTTTCTGATTATTCTCAAAATTTTATTGAAAAAACAGAATTGGCGGAACAACCTAATAATGATAATGAGATTGCAACAAAATTTCAAAATAATTGGAATATTGATTACAGTAAATTGCAAAACCTTCTTACACAGTGTAAGTGGCAAGAAGCTGATATTGAAACAGCTAAATTAATGCTACAAGTCATGGGTAAGAATGATTGGAATGAAGTTTATAGACAAGATATTCTTAACTTTTCATGTCAAGCTTTTCATAAAATTGATCGACTTTGGCAACAATACAGTCATGGTTACTTTGGCTTTAGTGTTCAGCAAAGTATTTGGAACGAAATAGGCGGTCAAATAGATTATGAAACAGAAAAAAGACTTGGCGATCGCCTGGGTTGGCGAAAAGAGGGAAACTGGTTAAATTACGACCAAATAACTTTTAAATTATCCCCAACGACACCGATGGGGCATCTACCAGTGAAATGGTTACATTATGACCAAAATATATTAGACATACCCCCATATTCATCTACAGCCCCTCTGTCAATAGCAGCTTGGCGAGTTGGGTCTTGGCTAGTATGGCAGATGCATTTATTTTTCACTCGTGCTAAAACTTGTCATGAAACTTTACCATGA